Genomic window (Streptomyces yatensis):
GCAGGGCATTGTGCACGCCGTGTCGAGTTATCTGTTCATGACCGGCTGCAATATCGAGGACAGCCAGCAGTTCGGGGACCGCGACACCGGGCTCTTCTTCATGCGGGTGGCCTTCCGCGCCGTCTCGCCGGTGAAGGTGGAGGATCTGCGGGCCAGCTTCGCGGCGGTCGGCGAGTCCTTCCGGATGGACTGGGAGATCCATCGCGCCGATCGCAAGATGCGCATTCTGCTCATGGTCAGCAAGTTCGGGCACTGCCTGAACGATCTTCTCTTCCGGTCCCGGATCGGCGCGCTGCCGGTCGAGATCGCGGCCGTGGTCTCCAACCACACGGACTTCGAGGAGCTGGTCGGCTCCTACGGGATTCCGTTCCACCACATGCCCGTGACGAAGGACACCAAGCAGGAGGCCGAGGCCCGGCTGCTGGACCTGGTGCGTACGGAGCGTGTCGAGCTGGTGGTGCTGGCCCGCTATATGCAGGTG
Coding sequences:
- the purU gene encoding formyltetrahydrofolate deformylase produces the protein MSEPHSVPDQYILTLSCPDKQGIVHAVSSYLFMTGCNIEDSQQFGDRDTGLFFMRVAFRAVSPVKVEDLRASFAAVGESFRMDWEIHRADRKMRILLMVSKFGHCLNDLLFRSRIGALPVEIAAVVSNHTDFEELVGSYGIPFHHMPVTKDTKQEAEARLLDLVRTERVELVVLARYMQVLSDDLCKELSGRIINIHHSFLPSFKGAKPYHQAHARGVKLIGATAHYVTADLDEGPIIEQEVERVGHELTPDQLVAVGRDVECQALARAVKWHSERRVLLNGHRTVVFG